A single Amphiura filiformis chromosome 19, Afil_fr2py, whole genome shotgun sequence DNA region contains:
- the LOC140140997 gene encoding akirin-2-like, whose translation MACATLKRTLDFDPLHSPGASPKRRRCSPLLSPSRTSMSTPPPKSCRQPSPFLPVSPSLSPGQLAANICLEWKRLKRRKRLVESDPRDSPPPSDLTHPHLQQSFSHHQPLAMLQHHMSSEGAAVSSPMSPFSSHLALQHHHHHHQSSHHGMVDSPSGSGPPSPSSMVTGGPSTSSSARSKDQPMFTLRQVIMICERMLKDQESRIREEYDKVLTCKLAEQYDSFVKFNQDQLQRRFRDTTASYVS comes from the exons ATGGCCTGTGCAACACTAAAACGGACTCTAGATTTCGATCCATTACACAGCCCAGGAGCATCACCAAAACGAAGACGATGTTCTCCTTTATTATCACCGTCTAGGACATCAATGTCAACACCTCCACCAAAGTCATGTCGTCAGCCTTCACCTTTTTTGCCAGTTTCGCCCAGTCTTTCACCGG GTCAACTAGCAGCCAATATATGTCTAGAATGGAAGCGGCTAAAACGGAGGAAGCGCCTAGTAGAATCCGACCCAAGAGACAGTCCTCCGCCATCAGACCTAACCCACCCACACCTCCAGCAGTCTTTTAGTCATCATCAGCCGCTAGCTATGTTACAACATCACATGAGCAGTGAGGGCGCTGCTGTGTCATCGCCAATGTCTCCGTTTTCGTCGCACTTAGCTCTccaacatcatcaccatcatcatcagtcgTCGCATCACGGAATGGTCGATTCCCCAAGCGGCAGCGGACCGCCGTCGCCATCCAGTATGGTGACCGGCGGCCCGAGTACGTCGTCGTCAGCACGCAGTAAAGATCAACCCATGTTTACTCTCCGTCAGGTGATCATGATCTGTGAGCGCATGCTGAAGGACCAGGAATCACGGATACGAGAGGAGTATGACAAGGTCTTGACTTGTAAACTAGCAG AGCAATATGATTCGTTTGTGAAGTTCAACCAAGACCAGCTACAGCGTCGCTTCAGAGACACCACAGCTAGCT ATGTTTCCTAA